In Nocardia sputorum, a single genomic region encodes these proteins:
- a CDS encoding 2Fe-2S iron-sulfur cluster-binding protein: MPKVFYTQPDGVVKVVDGVAGDSVMSTAVRNGVNGIVGQCGGTLSCATCHVYLDQKELGFFPEPTEDEDDMLDCTASDRQDNSRLSCQLELSEGIDLHVTIPEEQV; encoded by the coding sequence ATGCCGAAAGTGTTCTACACCCAGCCCGACGGCGTGGTGAAGGTCGTCGACGGCGTCGCCGGCGACTCGGTCATGTCGACCGCTGTACGGAACGGCGTGAACGGCATCGTGGGCCAGTGCGGTGGCACGCTGTCGTGTGCCACGTGCCACGTCTACCTCGATCAAAAGGAGCTCGGGTTCTTTCCGGAGCCCACCGAGGACGAGGACGACATGCTGGACTGCACGGCATCGGACCGGCAGGACAACTCACGCCTGTCCTGCCAGCTCGAATTGTCGGAGGGGATCGACCTGCACGTGACCATCCCCGAGGAACAGGTCTGA
- a CDS encoding cytochrome P450, with the protein MEFPDFLRTTLQFEDPPHHTKLRKLVQRSISPKRVKAMRDSAVEFANHLIDEMVAKGAPTNLVHDYAVALPIQMLANLLGVPPEDRPKFQKWSSSTLAVANMPEEEVVANMTELVVYMMGLIEERRKNPREDLLSDLANARDKDDSLTDAEILPIALVLIIGGFDNTANFICAGVLSLLRNRDQLELFLQDPDGIAPTAVEEILRHGRMALGETVIGSGALVPFVATEDIELDGQLIARGEAVLVDPAGANHDGVALERDEVFDIRRSNNPHLTLSYGLHHCLGAPLARMEMQVGLAELFKRLPGLKLEGEAVVDMDNLTQPVVDLPVSW; encoded by the coding sequence GTGGAGTTCCCGGACTTCTTGCGGACCACTCTGCAGTTCGAGGATCCGCCGCATCACACCAAGCTGCGCAAGCTGGTGCAGCGCTCGATCTCGCCGAAGCGGGTGAAGGCCATGCGCGATTCGGCGGTGGAGTTCGCCAATCATCTGATCGACGAGATGGTCGCGAAGGGCGCGCCGACCAACCTGGTGCACGATTACGCGGTGGCGCTGCCGATCCAGATGTTGGCCAACCTGCTCGGTGTGCCGCCGGAGGACAGGCCCAAGTTCCAGAAGTGGAGCTCGTCGACCCTCGCCGTGGCGAACATGCCCGAAGAAGAGGTCGTCGCGAACATGACCGAGCTGGTCGTGTACATGATGGGGCTGATCGAGGAACGACGGAAGAACCCGCGCGAGGATCTGCTCAGCGATCTGGCCAACGCCCGCGACAAGGACGACAGCCTCACCGACGCCGAGATCCTGCCGATCGCGCTGGTGCTCATCATCGGCGGCTTCGACAACACGGCGAACTTCATTTGCGCCGGTGTGTTGTCGCTGCTGCGCAACCGCGATCAGCTCGAGCTATTTCTGCAGGACCCGGACGGCATTGCGCCGACCGCGGTCGAGGAGATCCTCCGGCACGGACGAATGGCGCTCGGCGAAACTGTCATCGGTTCCGGTGCCCTCGTTCCGTTCGTCGCCACCGAGGACATCGAACTGGACGGTCAGCTGATCGCCCGGGGTGAAGCGGTGCTTGTCGATCCAGCCGGCGCCAATCACGACGGGGTGGCCCTCGAACGTGACGAGGTCTTCGATATCCGCCGCAGCAATAATCCCCACCTGACCCTCAGCTATGGCCTGCACCATTGCCTCGGGGCGCCGCTGGCCCGTATGGAGATGCAGGTCGGCCTTGCCGAGCTGTTCAAGCGCCTGCCGGGGCTGAAGCTCGAGGGGGAGGCCGTCGTCGACATGGACAATCTGACCCAGCCGGTCGTCGATCTGCCGGTCAGCTGGTAG
- a CDS encoding NAD(P)/FAD-dependent oxidoreductase, producing the protein MTAAQDIPGAEASAPHSVVVVGASHAGVQLADRLRAEGYTGEITLISHEPHLPYQRPPLSKAWLKGEASSDSVLLRGAAHYADQKIELITGARVEKLERTPAGVQVEFSRYRERLIRRFDRLVLATGARARRLTLPGADHPDVLVLRDLDHARSLATRVQAGPMVVVGGGFVGLEVAATARALGAQVTVIEAGERLLARAVGPDTAGVLLAAHRAMGTEVVLGAAPVEILHGDNGIRAVRLDDGREIPAVTVLVGIGAEARTELAEQFGLECDGGIVVDERCLASDGWTLVVGDCTTHVSSTGSRYRLESVDNAVEQANTAAAVLLGRAVPDRAAPWFWSDQGDHKLQITGLIGGHTSMLVRVDPDRPRRRVALYFTDDVLIAAECLNSPADFVALRSALGKGHRPGPEVLSDNTVPLKKLLAPVRG; encoded by the coding sequence ATGACCGCAGCGCAGGACATTCCTGGTGCGGAGGCGTCGGCGCCGCACAGCGTCGTGGTCGTCGGGGCCTCGCACGCTGGTGTGCAGCTCGCCGATCGCCTCCGCGCCGAGGGCTACACCGGAGAGATCACACTGATCTCGCACGAACCACACCTTCCGTACCAGCGGCCACCGCTGTCCAAGGCATGGCTGAAGGGCGAGGCGAGCAGTGACTCGGTGCTGTTGCGCGGCGCCGCCCACTACGCGGACCAGAAGATCGAACTGATCACCGGGGCGCGGGTGGAGAAACTCGAGCGGACCCCGGCGGGAGTGCAGGTGGAGTTCTCCCGGTACCGCGAGCGCCTCATCCGGCGGTTCGACCGGCTGGTGCTGGCGACGGGGGCGCGGGCGCGGCGGTTGACGCTGCCGGGCGCGGACCATCCCGACGTGTTGGTGTTGCGAGACCTGGACCACGCCCGGTCGCTCGCCACCCGGGTGCAGGCCGGGCCCATGGTCGTCGTCGGCGGCGGGTTCGTCGGCTTGGAGGTCGCCGCCACCGCGCGGGCACTGGGGGCGCAGGTAACCGTGATCGAGGCGGGTGAGCGGCTGCTCGCTCGCGCGGTGGGCCCGGACACGGCCGGTGTCCTGCTCGCCGCCCATCGCGCGATGGGCACCGAGGTCGTGCTGGGCGCGGCTCCGGTGGAGATCCTGCACGGGGACAACGGGATTCGCGCGGTGCGGCTCGATGACGGCCGTGAGATACCGGCCGTGACCGTGCTGGTGGGGATCGGGGCCGAAGCGCGCACCGAGCTGGCCGAACAGTTCGGGCTGGAATGCGATGGCGGAATCGTCGTCGACGAGCGGTGCCTGGCCTCCGACGGGTGGACGCTGGTGGTGGGTGACTGCACCACTCACGTGTCCAGCACCGGCAGCCGCTACCGGCTCGAGTCGGTGGACAACGCGGTCGAGCAGGCCAACACCGCAGCGGCGGTATTGCTGGGCAGGGCGGTCCCGGATCGGGCCGCCCCGTGGTTCTGGTCCGATCAAGGCGATCACAAGTTGCAGATCACGGGTCTCATCGGTGGCCACACTTCGATGCTGGTGCGGGTGGACCCGGATCGCCCGCGTCGCCGGGTCGCGCTGTACTTCACCGATGACGTGCTGATCGCCGCCGAATGCTTGAATTCTCCGGCAGACTTCGTGGCATTGCGGTCAGCGCTCGGCAAGGGCCATCGTCCCGGTCCAGAGGTTCTGTCCGACAACACCGTTCCGCTCAAGAAGCTCCTGGCGCCGGTGCGCGGCTGA
- a CDS encoding acyl-CoA dehydrogenase family protein, translating to MTHWNTELIEAVAAMAERVGIDTTTPAAGTDGALWAALTEAGFTEIGIREEHGGSGGSTADALSVVHAVTARGALTMLLEHTMLAGRLIAECTGSPASGPATLAVAGDHCTARDTTEGTVLDGTVTGVVHGSDAAILVVLLPAPGAGERPSVAIIAADAPGVTVERGSDLLGASLDDYHFEATPVQLHESTFSIEELNERGALSYAVALTAAAGAVRDRTLRYAAERVQFGRPLAKFQAIQQRLAGLAALTALMEAATEAAMTHDAASEDSAARRSAIAAAKVVTSASAREVAAAGHQIHGALGFTSEHMLGRSTTALWSWRDRYGSERYWAEVLAGQILDGGADPWELITGTDSTGAVAAERTSR from the coding sequence ATGACGCACTGGAACACCGAATTGATCGAGGCGGTCGCCGCGATGGCCGAGCGCGTCGGGATCGACACCACCACCCCCGCCGCGGGAACCGACGGCGCGCTGTGGGCCGCCCTCACCGAGGCGGGCTTCACCGAGATCGGCATCCGGGAGGAGCACGGCGGCAGCGGCGGCAGCACGGCCGACGCGCTGTCGGTGGTGCACGCCGTCACCGCGCGGGGCGCGCTCACGATGCTGCTCGAGCACACGATGCTGGCCGGCCGCCTAATCGCCGAGTGCACCGGCAGCCCGGCGAGCGGTCCCGCAACCCTCGCTGTCGCAGGAGACCACTGCACCGCGCGCGACACCACCGAGGGCACGGTGCTCGACGGCACCGTCACCGGCGTGGTCCACGGGTCCGACGCCGCCATACTGGTGGTGCTACTACCCGCGCCCGGTGCGGGCGAGCGGCCGTCGGTCGCGATCATCGCGGCCGACGCGCCCGGTGTCACCGTGGAGCGCGGCAGTGACCTGCTCGGCGCCTCGCTCGATGACTACCACTTCGAGGCGACCCCGGTCCAGCTGCACGAATCAACTTTTTCCATAGAAGAATTGAACGAGCGTGGCGCGCTGTCCTACGCGGTGGCGCTGACCGCTGCGGCGGGTGCGGTTCGCGATCGAACACTGCGCTATGCCGCCGAACGGGTCCAGTTCGGCCGCCCGCTCGCCAAGTTCCAGGCCATCCAGCAACGGCTTGCCGGGCTCGCCGCGCTCACCGCGTTGATGGAGGCGGCGACCGAGGCCGCCATGACCCACGACGCCGCGAGCGAGGATTCCGCGGCACGGCGCAGCGCGATCGCGGCTGCCAAAGTGGTGACCTCCGCGTCGGCCCGGGAAGTTGCCGCCGCCGGGCACCAGATCCACGGGGCCCTCGGCTTCACCTCCGAGCACATGCTCGGGCGCTCCACCACCGCGTTGTGGAGCTGGCGGGACCGCTACGGTTCGGAGCGGTATTGGGCCGAGGTGCTGGCCGGGCAGATTCTCGATGGAGGCGCCGATCCGTGGGAGCTGATCACCGGTACCGATTCGACCGGAGCCGTTGCCGCAGAGAGGACTTCACGATGA
- a CDS encoding enoyl-CoA hydratase-related protein, with product MTPDNPAETPPEPPVLTDFTDGVAQLTLNNPRRKNAITLEMAALIGDFCARVETDPGIGAVVVRAAGSYFCSGADTRDLATSSADPASPEAVSRTSAVYGAFVRVGMLPVPTISRVVGGAVGAGLNLALATDLMVVTPQARLESGFLARGIHPGGGHLALLGRAVGWSSTIALAACGLSLSGTEAVARGLAHLAVDESELDARIAELTAPAATDAELTRRIMNSARLELGPPAVSWSSALEIERGVQMWSMSRKGEGSWSSRGPGR from the coding sequence ATGACGCCAGACAATCCGGCCGAAACGCCGCCCGAGCCGCCGGTTCTGACCGACTTCACCGACGGTGTCGCGCAACTCACCTTGAACAACCCTCGCCGCAAGAACGCCATCACCCTGGAGATGGCCGCGCTCATCGGCGACTTCTGCGCCCGGGTGGAGACCGATCCCGGCATAGGCGCGGTCGTGGTGCGCGCTGCAGGCTCATACTTCTGCAGCGGCGCCGACACCAGGGACCTGGCGACCTCCTCGGCCGACCCCGCCTCGCCGGAAGCGGTGAGCCGCACATCCGCGGTCTACGGGGCCTTCGTGCGAGTGGGCATGCTGCCGGTCCCGACCATCTCGCGGGTAGTCGGCGGCGCCGTCGGCGCCGGGCTCAACCTCGCGCTGGCCACCGATCTCATGGTGGTCACCCCGCAGGCGCGGCTGGAGAGCGGATTCCTCGCCCGCGGCATCCACCCGGGCGGCGGGCACCTGGCCCTGCTCGGCCGAGCCGTCGGCTGGTCGAGCACCATAGCGCTGGCCGCCTGCGGCCTCTCGCTGTCCGGCACCGAGGCCGTCGCCCGCGGGCTGGCCCACCTGGCCGTCGACGAGTCCGAATTGGACGCGCGCATCGCCGAGCTGACCGCACCGGCCGCCACCGATGCGGAGCTCACCCGCCGGATCATGAACAGCGCCCGGCTCGAGCTCGGCCCTCCTGCGGTCAGCTGGTCGTCGGCCCTGGAAATCGAGCGGGGCGTGCAGATGTGGTCGATGTCGCGCAAGGGCGAGGGCTCTTGGTCGTCACGGGGACCGGGCCGATGA
- a CDS encoding SDR family NAD(P)-dependent oxidoreductase, with the protein MFELDGRIALVTGAGQSVGEGIAMVLARQGATVVVNDLFADRAERVAKAITAEGRKAIARPFDVTDYQATVDAVRSAEAEFGHHVDILVNNAGIAEDRVIKPFRQLDPEQWPPSINLNIYGALNCIKAVIDGMCDNGWGRVVQISSGSARTGQNINYSMYATGKSGIEGFIRHLAAETGQFGVTANIVALGLQANLAEKMSPEQLERLIAGIPIGRLGDPFEVGAFCAYLASNEAGGMTGQTLDFNGGSQTR; encoded by the coding sequence GTGTTCGAGTTGGACGGACGGATTGCCCTGGTCACAGGCGCGGGCCAGAGCGTGGGCGAGGGGATCGCGATGGTGCTCGCGCGCCAAGGGGCGACAGTCGTGGTGAACGACCTTTTCGCTGATCGCGCGGAGCGAGTGGCCAAGGCCATCACAGCCGAAGGGCGCAAGGCCATCGCCCGGCCCTTCGACGTCACGGACTACCAGGCGACGGTGGACGCGGTGCGCTCTGCCGAAGCTGAATTCGGCCACCACGTCGACATTCTGGTGAACAACGCGGGCATCGCCGAGGACCGTGTCATCAAGCCTTTCCGGCAACTGGACCCCGAACAGTGGCCGCCGTCGATCAACCTCAACATCTACGGCGCACTGAACTGCATCAAGGCGGTCATCGACGGTATGTGCGACAACGGCTGGGGTCGCGTCGTGCAGATCTCGTCGGGGTCGGCACGCACCGGGCAGAACATCAATTACTCGATGTACGCGACCGGCAAGAGCGGCATCGAGGGCTTCATCCGTCACCTCGCCGCCGAGACCGGCCAGTTCGGCGTGACCGCGAATATCGTCGCCCTCGGCCTGCAGGCGAATCTGGCGGAGAAGATGTCGCCGGAGCAGCTCGAGCGGCTGATCGCGGGGATCCCGATCGGCCGGCTGGGCGACCCCTTCGAGGTCGGAGCGTTCTGCGCGTATCTGGCGTCGAACGAGGCCGGCGGGATGACCGGGCAGACCCTCGATTTCAACGGCGGATCGCAGACCCGATGA
- a CDS encoding GntR family transcriptional regulator: MSERAESTATDGVRDVGRATGRVVEEIERLIVSGELLPGQPIRQVLMAERLGVSRLPIREALRHLTAEGLVEHEPNVGYTVARLQQSDFDQIYLMRAALEPEVLRSLPPFPEAALAEVSRAAELVVSAAEQGDVLAMRLHNHAFHFAIFERSPLNLVVAEIRRLWTLAMPYHAAYLYDPAARARVVAEHDQMIEALARHDNERLVELMNEHRRGGETSTGIMLRATRTATAHPADPTVPEE; encoded by the coding sequence GTGAGCGAGCGAGCCGAGAGCACGGCAACGGATGGAGTGCGGGACGTCGGACGGGCAACCGGCCGGGTCGTCGAGGAAATCGAGCGCCTGATCGTGTCCGGGGAATTGTTGCCCGGCCAGCCGATCCGCCAAGTCCTGATGGCCGAGCGGCTCGGCGTCAGCCGGTTGCCGATCCGGGAGGCGCTGCGCCATCTCACCGCCGAGGGTTTGGTCGAGCACGAGCCCAACGTGGGCTACACAGTGGCGCGTCTACAACAGTCGGACTTCGACCAGATCTACCTCATGCGTGCCGCGCTCGAGCCCGAGGTGCTGCGGTCGCTGCCGCCGTTTCCAGAAGCCGCCCTCGCCGAGGTCAGCCGGGCCGCCGAACTGGTGGTCTCCGCCGCCGAGCAAGGCGACGTGCTCGCCATGCGGCTGCACAACCACGCCTTCCACTTCGCGATCTTCGAGCGATCGCCACTGAACCTGGTGGTCGCCGAGATCCGGCGGCTGTGGACGCTGGCCATGCCGTACCACGCCGCCTACCTCTACGATCCGGCCGCCCGCGCCCGCGTGGTGGCCGAACACGACCAGATGATCGAAGCGCTCGCCCGCCACGACAACGAGCGGCTCGTCGAGTTGATGAACGAGCACCGCCGAGGTGGGGAGACGAGCACCGGGATCATGTTGCGCGCCACGCGCACAGCTACGGCTCACCCGGCCGATCCCACCGTTCCCGAGGAGTAG
- a CDS encoding VOC family protein gives MNGTPTAPVTLSLTAIRVTDLARSTEFYTAGCGFARESGFSTGTFDAVILRAGRAGVELIAPHGDPAPVEHGTMFVKLVLNTADVVGLLAAACAHGGTEEMPATTSASFGGRTIGKVRDPDGHLIEIASPAPE, from the coding sequence ATGAATGGCACGCCCACAGCGCCGGTCACCCTCTCGCTCACCGCGATCCGGGTCACCGACCTCGCCAGGTCCACCGAGTTCTACACCGCCGGCTGCGGTTTCGCCCGCGAGAGCGGGTTCTCCACCGGCACGTTCGACGCGGTGATTCTGCGCGCGGGGAGGGCGGGTGTCGAACTCATCGCACCGCATGGTGATCCCGCGCCGGTCGAGCACGGCACGATGTTCGTGAAACTGGTGCTCAACACCGCGGATGTGGTCGGCCTGCTGGCCGCGGCCTGTGCGCACGGGGGCACCGAGGAGATGCCCGCCACGACGTCCGCCAGCTTCGGCGGACGCACCATCGGCAAGGTCCGTGATCCCGACGGCCACCTGATCGAGATCGCCAGCCCTGCGCCGGAATAG
- a CDS encoding CaiB/BaiF CoA transferase family protein, translated as MSVTTTDETGVDGRAAWRAADTATANGVLSGLRVLDLSRVLAGPYTAQMLADQGAEVIKVEGPGGDETRGWGPPFVDEGASSAYYASLNHSKDNIGLDLRTDEGRDILAHLLAGADVVIENFKAGTMARWGFDFETVLAQRHPRLIYCRITGFGVDGPMGGLPGYDAVLQSFGGLMSINGYPDGNPLRVGVPIVDIVTANFAVNGILLALLERERSGRGQLVDLALLDSVISLLHPHAANWVASGNVPQRTGDFHPTVVPYQVFRAADGDFFVSAANNRQFRSLAETLGVPELADDPRFTTNGQRYAHREELVAILAERIAPWSRKELALRLEQVGVAAAPVNTVDEALQAPQTRHRGLFLETKDYRGVGVPVKLSRSPHRTPRPAVPRGADTAGVLSAMGYSAERIAALRAAGIFGDP; from the coding sequence ATGAGTGTCACCACCACCGACGAGACGGGCGTCGACGGCCGCGCCGCTTGGCGCGCCGCGGACACCGCGACCGCAAACGGCGTGCTGAGCGGGCTACGCGTGCTGGATCTGAGCCGCGTGCTGGCCGGCCCGTACACCGCGCAGATGCTGGCCGACCAGGGCGCCGAGGTGATCAAGGTGGAGGGGCCCGGCGGCGACGAGACCCGCGGCTGGGGGCCGCCGTTCGTCGATGAGGGCGCCAGCAGCGCGTACTACGCCAGCCTCAACCACAGCAAGGACAACATCGGTCTCGACCTGCGCACCGACGAAGGCCGCGATATCCTCGCACACCTGCTCGCCGGCGCTGACGTTGTGATCGAGAACTTCAAGGCGGGCACCATGGCGCGTTGGGGGTTCGATTTCGAGACGGTGCTGGCACAGCGGCATCCGCGCCTGATCTACTGCCGCATCACCGGTTTCGGCGTGGACGGGCCGATGGGCGGGCTGCCCGGTTACGACGCGGTGTTGCAGTCCTTCGGCGGACTGATGAGCATCAACGGCTACCCGGACGGCAATCCGCTGCGGGTGGGGGTGCCGATCGTCGACATCGTCACCGCCAACTTCGCAGTCAACGGCATCCTGCTGGCGCTGCTCGAACGCGAGCGCAGCGGCCGGGGCCAACTGGTCGATCTGGCGCTGCTGGATTCGGTCATCTCCCTCCTGCATCCGCACGCGGCCAACTGGGTCGCCAGCGGCAACGTGCCGCAGCGGACCGGGGACTTCCATCCGACGGTGGTGCCGTACCAGGTATTCCGTGCCGCCGACGGCGACTTCTTCGTCAGCGCGGCCAACAATCGTCAGTTTCGTTCACTCGCCGAGACGCTCGGGGTGCCCGAACTCGCAGATGACCCGCGCTTCACCACCAACGGGCAGCGCTACGCCCACCGTGAGGAACTCGTCGCGATCCTGGCCGAACGGATCGCACCGTGGTCGCGGAAGGAACTGGCCCTGCGACTCGAGCAGGTCGGCGTGGCCGCCGCGCCGGTCAACACCGTGGACGAGGCGCTGCAGGCCCCGCAGACGCGCCATCGCGGCCTGTTCCTCGAGACGAAGGACTATCGAGGTGTCGGTGTACCGGTCAAGCTGAGCCGATCACCGCACCGCACCCCGCGCCCCGCTGTGCCGCGCGGCGCCGACACCGCGGGCGTGCTGAGCGCCATGGGCTACAGCGCCGAGCGGATCGCCGCGCTGCGGGCAGCTGGTATCTTCGGAGACCCGTGA
- a CDS encoding alpha/beta hydrolase: MTVPTEHPPYRFAWDPDVAVLVERIERNAAAPARTVGVEAVRRSLESIVRPPGPEMAAVHDTVVDGPHGTIPLRVYRPYAAPKTGAPTLVWFHGGGMIMGTLRSFDRLARDVAHATGAVVFNVEYRLAPEHRYPVANDEAYAALGWVSANAAAWGVDAARIGVGGDSAGGGLAAATALRSRDLAGPAIAQQVLFYPGVERRTERPSMREFGDSPFLTAADIDWMKGLYLGEDPAADDAYGVPALANSLADLPQAIIAVGYGDPIRDAVEAYGDRLRDAGVPTAQLRYPGVGHGFAMQTASVARARAAMAEVGALVAARFRQA; this comes from the coding sequence GTGACTGTTCCGACCGAGCATCCGCCGTACCGTTTCGCCTGGGATCCCGATGTCGCCGTGCTCGTCGAACGGATCGAGCGCAACGCCGCGGCCCCGGCGCGCACCGTCGGTGTCGAGGCGGTCCGACGTTCGCTCGAGTCCATCGTGCGCCCGCCCGGCCCGGAGATGGCGGCGGTACACGACACGGTGGTCGATGGTCCACACGGCACCATTCCGCTGCGCGTCTATCGCCCGTACGCGGCCCCGAAGACGGGGGCGCCCACACTCGTCTGGTTCCACGGCGGCGGCATGATCATGGGCACGCTGCGCTCCTTCGACCGGCTCGCCCGCGATGTCGCCCACGCCACCGGTGCGGTGGTGTTCAACGTCGAGTACCGGCTCGCACCCGAGCATCGCTACCCCGTCGCCAACGACGAGGCCTACGCGGCACTGGGCTGGGTGAGCGCGAACGCCGCGGCATGGGGCGTCGACGCCGCCCGCATCGGCGTCGGCGGCGACAGTGCGGGCGGCGGCCTGGCAGCGGCGACCGCGCTGCGCAGCCGGGACCTGGCCGGGCCCGCCATCGCCCAGCAGGTGCTGTTCTATCCCGGCGTCGAACGACGCACAGAGCGTCCGTCGATGCGCGAGTTCGGCGATTCCCCCTTTCTCACCGCTGCGGACATCGACTGGATGAAGGGCTTGTATCTGGGCGAGGACCCAGCCGCCGACGACGCCTATGGCGTACCCGCGCTGGCGAATTCGCTCGCGGATCTGCCGCAGGCCATCATCGCCGTCGGCTACGGCGATCCGATCCGCGACGCCGTCGAGGCCTACGGCGACCGGCTGCGCGACGCCGGCGTACCCACCGCACAGCTGCGCTACCCGGGCGTGGGCCATGGCTTCGCTATGCAGACCGCCTCGGTCGCCCGCGCTCGGGCGGCGATGGCCGAGGTCGGTGCCCTGGTGGCGGCGCGTTTTCGGCAGGCGTAA
- a CDS encoding acyl-CoA dehydrogenase family protein — MTAVVTDSVIDDAALRRLRDEVRAFLRTELDTGAFSPAPDNWMSGFDPVFSARLGARGWLGMTLPRRYGGHERPLLERFVVTEELLAHGAPVAAHWVADRQMAPGILANGTEEQKQRYLPGIAAGELFFAIGMSEPDAGSDLAAVRTKAIEHPDGSWTISGTKVWTTGAHVAHAMVLLARTDGGPGDRHAGLSQFLVDLDHPDIEVRPLRSIDGGAHFNEVVFHDAHVTAAALLGRRGEGWAQVMSELAFERSGPERYLSTMPLLRAWAAELRRTGATEQQRVTLGALTARAWGLRRMSLAVTTELAAGRKPDVLAAMVKDLGSTFEGDVVEAIRACTDVTPRREGGDPFARLLATGILHIPAFTLRGGTNEILRGIVARGMGLR; from the coding sequence ATGACCGCCGTCGTCACCGATTCGGTCATCGACGACGCCGCCCTGCGGCGGCTGCGTGACGAGGTCCGCGCCTTCTTACGCACGGAACTCGACACCGGTGCCTTCTCCCCCGCGCCGGACAACTGGATGAGCGGCTTCGACCCGGTCTTCAGTGCCCGGCTGGGCGCGCGCGGCTGGCTCGGCATGACACTGCCGCGCCGGTACGGCGGGCACGAGCGGCCGCTGCTGGAACGCTTCGTGGTCACCGAGGAACTGCTCGCCCACGGCGCGCCGGTCGCCGCGCACTGGGTGGCCGACCGACAGATGGCGCCCGGCATCCTCGCCAACGGCACCGAGGAGCAGAAGCAGCGCTACCTGCCCGGCATCGCCGCGGGCGAACTGTTCTTCGCCATCGGAATGAGCGAGCCCGACGCCGGCTCCGACCTCGCCGCCGTGCGGACCAAGGCGATCGAACACCCCGACGGCTCGTGGACGATCAGCGGCACCAAGGTCTGGACCACCGGCGCGCACGTGGCGCATGCGATGGTCTTGCTCGCCCGCACCGACGGCGGCCCGGGCGACCGCCACGCCGGCCTCTCCCAGTTCCTGGTCGACCTGGACCATCCGGACATCGAGGTGCGCCCGCTGCGCAGCATCGATGGCGGCGCGCATTTCAACGAGGTCGTCTTCCACGACGCGCACGTCACCGCGGCCGCCCTGCTGGGCAGGCGCGGCGAGGGCTGGGCACAGGTGATGAGCGAACTGGCCTTCGAGCGCTCCGGCCCGGAGCGCTACCTGTCGACCATGCCGCTGCTGCGCGCCTGGGCGGCCGAACTGCGGCGCACCGGCGCCACCGAGCAGCAGCGGGTCACCCTCGGTGCGCTCACCGCCCGCGCTTGGGGGCTGCGCCGGATGTCTCTCGCGGTCACCACCGAGCTCGCCGCCGGGCGCAAGCCCGACGTGCTCGCGGCGATGGTCAAGGATCTCGGCTCCACCTTCGAGGGCGACGTGGTCGAGGCGATCCGCGCGTGCACGGACGTCACACCGCGCCGCGAGGGCGGTGACCCGTTCGCCCGGCTGCTCGCGACCGGGATTCTGCACATCCCGGCGTTCACCCTTCGCGGCGGCACGAACGAGATCTTGCGCGGAATCGTCGCGCGCGGAATGGGTTTGCGATGA